One segment of Syntrophorhabdales bacterium DNA contains the following:
- a CDS encoding C4-type zinc ribbon domain-containing protein, protein MIEELGTLCEMQKLDTQLIEHERKRAQGPRRIAEIEQDLQNAKEKLSKEKEVIEELDKERRRKEKELDDEKERIKKVQSKLYEIKTNKEYQAVLKETEAAQAANDKTEEEIILLLERIEELRKDYEASIAYVKKRDKEVEIEKKELEKEMTSVEAVVTELRKQRDALLKNVSKEAKARYHTLMEKRNGLAIVNVKNGVCLGCYMNIPPQLFIEVTKNASLISCPSCNRIFCYQEEE, encoded by the coding sequence TTGATAGAGGAATTGGGTACGCTTTGCGAGATGCAAAAACTGGACACGCAGTTAATTGAACATGAACGGAAGAGAGCACAGGGCCCGAGAAGAATTGCTGAGATCGAGCAAGACCTCCAGAATGCGAAGGAAAAGCTGAGCAAAGAGAAAGAGGTCATTGAGGAGCTGGACAAGGAGAGGCGGCGAAAGGAGAAGGAGCTCGACGATGAGAAGGAAAGAATAAAAAAGGTGCAGTCAAAGCTTTACGAGATAAAGACGAACAAGGAGTATCAGGCAGTACTGAAGGAGACCGAAGCGGCTCAGGCGGCCAACGATAAGACTGAGGAGGAGATCATTCTGTTGCTCGAGCGTATTGAGGAGCTGCGCAAGGATTATGAAGCCTCAATTGCCTACGTGAAGAAGAGGGACAAAGAAGTCGAGATTGAAAAGAAGGAACTGGAAAAAGAGATGACTTCTGTCGAAGCTGTAGTGACAGAGCTGAGAAAACAACGCGATGCACTGTTAAAGAACGTGAGTAAAGAGGCCAAAGCGCGGTACCATACGCTGATGGAGAAGAGAAACGGACTGGCGATCGTCAACGTGAAGAATGGTGTCTGTCTGGGCTGCTACATGAACATTCCTCCGCAACTCTTCATCGAAGTCACCAAGAATGCCAGCCTGATCTCGTGCCCCAGTTGCAACAGAATCTTTTGCTATCAGGAAGAAGAGTGA
- a CDS encoding ribonuclease HI family protein — MRDLSVYVDGASLGNPGQSGAGIVGYDEAGNEVRRESIHLGTMTNNMAEYEALVRALRMAREMAVEAVSVYTDSELVAKQVLGLYKVKNDRLKNYLNEAHRLIGEFRRFEIRHIPREKNGLADKLAKSAAARQPG; from the coding sequence GTGAGGGATTTATCCGTCTACGTGGATGGCGCTTCCCTGGGCAATCCGGGACAGTCAGGCGCCGGAATCGTCGGGTATGACGAAGCCGGCAATGAAGTCCGGAGGGAGAGCATACATCTGGGTACAATGACCAATAACATGGCGGAATACGAGGCCCTGGTGCGCGCGCTGCGCATGGCGCGTGAGATGGCCGTTGAAGCCGTGTCCGTTTATACGGATTCTGAGCTCGTTGCAAAACAGGTCCTGGGCTTATACAAAGTGAAGAATGACAGGCTGAAGAACTACCTCAACGAAGCACACCGTCTGATAGGCGAATTCAGAAGGTTTGAGATACGTCATATTCCCCGAGAGAAGAACGGGCTTGCAGACAAGCTCGCCAAAAGTGCAGCTGCACGGCAGCCGGGGTAG